In Asterias amurensis chromosome 4, ASM3211899v1, one genomic interval encodes:
- the LOC139935718 gene encoding GH3 domain-containing protein-like codes for MAVLSTVAKGVGVVATMSTVMVAYDIYHQRKSTLHTANSLIRQYVINKLIAVIGSRMRKRLDDDSKKCRAVQDEILLARVKEASNLVYGKDFDFGDIVDRKDFRLKHPLTKYDHFKPYIERIAAGEDGILTKDRPIILGVTSGTSGKSSIIPMTKGQSLAFFTQGISVLYNAMNTAYPETNNLQKILKFFYTPKSRISAGGIPVGPNSSSPKSTQGLLPLYTTPLTGYEIMSEPEALYVHLLFGLMDRNLGMIEANFASLIHTAFVELERKWPSLVRDIEMGYICPSLDIDDGIRQSLNKMMKSDKARAEELRREFKKGFKGIAKRIWPHLNILAAVDSGPFEMYGKLLSEHYTEGVPTYSALYAATEGLIGVNMWPKSEKRRYMLAPRSMFFEFIPVDKIFEDQPDTLFIDQVKRDSVYELVITNAGGLYRFRFGDVVKVVDFYNQCPVIELMYRKGQYLNVRGEKTSEDILYKALTDTVNGFKGVSLVDYSCAESPLLDNQEKVDDLFPHYVVFLELTKDIDPKAPVQLTEEQKLQLDKNLREHSFIYNSFREKGSISCAKVHVVRRGCFKRLKRFSLKTRSVSVNQFKVPRVIRRPETAQFLFNNIE; via the exons ATGGCGGTGCTCAGTACTGTTGCAAAAG GAGTTGGTGTTGTGGCAACGATGTCAACAGTCATGGTTGCTTATGACATTTACCATCAACGCAAATCTACTCTCCACACTGCAAACAGTCTAATCAGACAGTACGTCATTAATAAACTTATCGCCGTCATTGGTTCTCGGATGCGTAAACGACTCGACGATGACTCCAAGAAATGTAGGGCTGTTCAAGATGAAATTCTCCTAGCTCGAGTTAAAGAGGCATCCAATCTGGTCTACGGGAAAGATTTTGATTTCGGCGACATCGTGGACAGAAAGGATTTCCGCTTGAAGCACCCCTTAACAAAATACGACCACTTCAAGCCATACATAGAGCGCATTGCAGCTGGGGAGGATGGGATTCTCACCAAAGACCGGCCCATCATCCTCGGTGTTACATCAGGAACGTCCGGAAAGAGCAGCATCATCCCAATGACCAAAGGGCAATCTTTAGCATTTTTCACTCAGGGTATATCTGTTTTATACAACGCCATGAACACAGCTTACCCGGAAACAAACAACCTTCAGAAGATCCTTAAGTTCTTCTACACACCGAAGTCTCGCATCTCGGCTGGCGGCATACCAGTCGGTCCGAATTCCTCCTCCCCCAAATCCACTCAGGGTCTCCTCCCACTCTACACCACCCCCCTCACCGGTTACGAAATCATGAGTGAGCCAGAGGCACTTTACGTTCACCTTTTATTCGGTTTAATGGACAGAAATCTGGGAATGATCGAGGCAAACTTTGCGTCTCTCATACACACAGCTTTCGTCGAGCTGGAACGTAAATGGCCGAGCTTAGTTCGAGACATCGAGATGGGGTACATCTGCCCCAGCCTTGACATCGACGATGGGATCCGACAAAGTCTTAATAAGATGATGAAATCGGACAAAGCCAGAGCGGAGGAGCTGAGGAGAGAGTTCAAGAAGGGCTTCAAAGGAATTGCTAAGAGGATTTGGCCTCATTTAAACATTCTGGCAGCCGTCGATTCGGGACCGTTTGAGATGTATGGGAAGTTACTGAGTGAACACTATACTgaag GGGTACCTACATATTCTGCATTGTACGCTGCAACAGAAGGTTTAATTGGAGTCAATATGTGGCCTAAGAGTGAGAAGAGAAGGTACATGCTGGCACCAAGAAGCATGTTCTTTGAATTCATTCCTGTAGATAAGAT CTTTGAGGATCAGCCCGACACCCTGTTTATAGATCAGGTGAAGAGAGACTCTGTCTATGAGTTGGTTATTACCAATGCTGGAGGACTGTACAGATTCCGCTTTGGTGATGTCGTCAAGGTCGTCGACTTCTACAATCAATGTCCGGTTATTGAACTTATGTACAG GAAAGGTCAATATCTAAATGTGAGAGGAGAGAAGACTTCTGAGGACATCTTGTACAAAGCTCTGACGGACACAGTGAATGGATTCAAAGGTGTATCGCTCGTTGATTACTCATGCGCTGAAAGCCCTCTGCTGGACAACCAAGAGAAAG TTGATGATTTGTTCCCGCACTACGTGGTTTTCCTGGAGCTTACAAAGGACATTGACCCTAAGGCTCCTGTTCAATTGACTGAAGAACAAAAACTACAG CTGGATAAGAATCTACGAGAGCATTCCTTCATCTACAATTCCTTCCGTGAGAAAGGGAGCATCTCTTGTGCCAAGGTTCACGTGGTGAGGCGAGGCTGCTTCAAACGTCTCAAGAGGTTCTCGCTGAAGACGAGGAGCGTCTCGGTCAACCAGTTCAAGGTGCCCAGGGTCATAAGACGACCAGAGACGGCTCAGTTCTTGTTTAATAACATTGAGTGA
- the LOC139936027 gene encoding 5-hydroxyisourate hydrolase-like isoform X2, translating into MSDSNYRIRNLIGHLQGTNQGQTVLLGLNEKSSTMAGSPLTTHVLDTALGRPAQNLAIDVSYQRSESQEFDVIARGKTNSDGRAPNLLTQDQFLAGVYKIKFDTGSYFKTIPTVGFYPYVEVVFEIHNPNQHYHVPLLLSPYSYSTYRGS; encoded by the exons ATGTCAGACTCAAATTATCGAATCCGGAATTTGATTGGTCACTTGCAGGGCACCAATCAAGGTCAG ACTGTACTTCTTGGGCTTAACGAGAAATCATCAACAATGGCAGGTAGTCCTTTAACTACTCATGTACTAGACACAGCGCTAGGCCGACCAGCTCAAAACCTTGCTATCGACGTGTCTTATCAGCGTTCAGAATCTCAAGAATTTGATGTTATTGCGAGAGG GAAAACCAACAGTGATGGTAGAGCACCCAACTTGTTAACTCAAGATCAGTTCCTTGCTGGAGTCTACAAGATCAAGTTTGATACAGGAAGTTACTTCAAAACAATCCCGACTgttgggttttacccatatgtAGAG GTTGTGTTTGAGATTCATAACCCAAATCAACATTACCACGTACCTTTACTTCTAAGTCCATATTCCTACAGTACCTACAGAGGTAGCTAA
- the LOC139936027 gene encoding 5-hydroxyisourate hydrolase-like isoform X1, which yields MPGIRIYKQLFTNCIGWSQCCALELLCQHSAGSNGKTQTVLLGLNEKSSTMAGSPLTTHVLDTALGRPAQNLAIDVSYQRSESQEFDVIARGKTNSDGRAPNLLTQDQFLAGVYKIKFDTGSYFKTIPTVGFYPYVEVVFEIHNPNQHYHVPLLLSPYSYSTYRGS from the exons ATGCCAGGGATCAGGATTTATAAGCAGCTATTTACAAATTGCATTGGATGGTCGCAATGTTGCGCACTAGAACTCCTGTGCCAGCACTCAGCAGGTAGCAATGGTAAAACTCAG ACTGTACTTCTTGGGCTTAACGAGAAATCATCAACAATGGCAGGTAGTCCTTTAACTACTCATGTACTAGACACAGCGCTAGGCCGACCAGCTCAAAACCTTGCTATCGACGTGTCTTATCAGCGTTCAGAATCTCAAGAATTTGATGTTATTGCGAGAGG GAAAACCAACAGTGATGGTAGAGCACCCAACTTGTTAACTCAAGATCAGTTCCTTGCTGGAGTCTACAAGATCAAGTTTGATACAGGAAGTTACTTCAAAACAATCCCGACTgttgggttttacccatatgtAGAG GTTGTGTTTGAGATTCATAACCCAAATCAACATTACCACGTACCTTTACTTCTAAGTCCATATTCCTACAGTACCTACAGAGGTAGCTAA